The stretch of DNA TTACTCCTTTTGTTTAAGGCTTATACGATTGGGGATCAGGGTATAATTTCAACTACAAGAATATTAACGTTTACCTGGACTACACGCACCGGTGTGCCGGTGGGCACTTCATTCCCGTTTTTTTCGGTAGCATCGAATTCACGAAGACGGTTTCGGAAATTAAGGCTGACCCGCCCTGTGCCGCCTTTTGGAATGGTGAGATACACGGTCCCGGTGCTTCCCACTGCATCAGCGGTCTTTAGCGTGCCGCTGGATTGCAGGTTAGCGGCCCCCTGAAACAGTTTGCCGATGACCCATACTGCAATCATTCCAGCTGCCACGGCACCGAGAATAGAGATGATCGCCCCCATCTGGCTCTGTCGGTAAAAGGCAAGCCCGACTAAACCGAACATCATGAAAAATGCCGAAAGTCCATGCATGGAAAGTATGCGAAAGCCCACGTCAGAATCCACGTGCTCGGTATCAATACCCAAATCGCTGTCCACACCGACATCTGCATGGGTATCGCCGCCAATGAATTGCAACACGAGTTTTAAAAGAACAAAGAAGCCGCCAATGACGGCACACGCCAGAAAAAACATCTCCAACCCGTTAAAATCTGAAAAAGCCTTTACCACGCCATACCTCCTTGTTTATCAGTCCTGGATGTTATCGCTGCTAATTATGTTTTGCTCCAGACCCGAGCCGGTCCTTCCTGCCTTTTTGCAGTTTTCGGCTTGACCACTGAAACCGTTCAATTAATTCGACCACAAAAAGCCTAACTCTTGAGAATTGTTTGTCAACGGAATAATCAACAACACTGGTTTGTGATGGTTCTTTCCGGATAACTCATGAGTATTTGGGAAACAGGCCAATAGGGCATGAAGTTGTGCCTAGTCAGATCCGTTGATAAATCAAATCCCTGACTTCATGACCCTGCTGCAGGCCTCGTCGTTCAAATTGAGTCAAGGGGCGCGCCTCGGGGCGTGGGTGGAAATTGCCGGGACCGGCCCGATTGACAAAACCATCGGTTGACTCAATGACGCTCAGCATGTGCCGGGCATAATCATCCCAATCGGTGGTGGCGTGGAAAAGGCCGCCGGGTTTGAGCACCTGCCGGAGCTGTTCAATAAAAGCGGCCTGCACCAGGCGGCGTTTCTGGTGGCGTTTTTTCGACCAGGGATCTGGGAAAAACAGGTACACTCCGGCCAGGCTTTGCGTTGGTAAATATTTCAAGACTTCGATGGCGTCCCGGCGATCTATCCGGACATTGGTGATTTCCCTTTGCTGCAGGCGCTGCAACAGGCGGCCGACGCCGGGCAGATGCACCTCAATGCCCAGATAATCATTTTCCGGATGGCTGCCTGCCATTTCCAGCAGAGCATCGCCCATGCCAAAACCAATCTCCAGATGGAGGGGAGCATGGCGGCCGAACAATGCATCCGGGGTTA from Pseudomonadota bacterium encodes:
- the trmB gene encoding tRNA (guanosine(46)-N7)-methyltransferase TrmB: MYQIRSYMRRQGHMFPAQKRALAELWQDYGITVEGELTPDALFGRHAPLHLEIGFGMGDALLEMAGSHPENDYLGIEVHLPGVGRLLQRLQQREITNVRIDRRDAIEVLKYLPTQSLAGVYLFFPDPWSKKRHQKRRLVQAAFIEQLRQVLKPGGLFHATTDWDDYARHMLSVIESTDGFVNRAGPGNFHPRPEARPLTQFERRGLQQGHEVRDLIYQRI